In Candidatus Accumulibacter cognatus, the genomic window AGAGAATCCAGCGGCCCGTCCCCTGAGCGTCGGGCGGGTAGGCAAGGCCCAGTGCTGGCCAGGTCAGCAAACCCAGTTCGACGGAAACGAAGATCATTAAACAGGTGCTTACATACACCCGTCGCCCACGCTTCCCGTGCTCGAAGAACAACAGATAGGCGCCGCCGATCAGTGGAAGCAAGTGGTAGTGGCTCATGCTGAGAAATGGACCCGTCACGCCCTCGAGTGCAATCATGCCGGCAACGACCGGAATGACGATGCAGAAATAACTGTGGCCGGCAAGTCCGAGTTGACCTCGGCAGAGACAGAACCACACCCAGGCCCCCCCGCAGACTGAAACTCCCTGCAGGATCAACGTTAACCAGTCGCCCCGCGTCAGTGCAACAACACTCCATGCCATTGCATAGGCAAGCAGGAATCCGACTCCGGTATGCAACAAGCGCAGCGCCCGGCGGCGGCGATACTGGCGAAATTCGACGTCGGTGTAGACGTATTCACCCAAGGCACTGCGGTTACTCATCTCGCCTCCTGATTCCTGTCGGCCGACCTCGGGAAAACGGGTGCATGCAGGCAGGATGGCGGATCTCAGGCGAAAAGATCAATGGCCGACCCCGACGATTGCTCGCTCGCAACAGCATCGGTATAAGCAGCCAGCGTCGGCTGGCCTGTCGTGCCGGATGTGTCGTTCCGGCTGACACTGGTGTTGCCCTGGGTTGCCAGCTCCATTCTGGCCTGCATCGCCATGCGCGTAGCCATGGCGGCAACCTGCCGGTCTTGACCAGAGGGGTCGGTGGGAGCCAGCGCAGCAGCCCTGATCTGGTCTGCCTTGGCCAGAGTTTCAACGGGTGTGCGTCCGGGCGACGTATCAATCCCGACTTCACCACCCATTGCATAACGTTGCCCGTCCGGGCCGACTTCGTAGGTAAAACTGGCGCCACCGCGGACCAGGCTGCCGCCGGCGGCGACATGCGCCATTTCGTGAGCGCGTACTTCGCGGTCGCGTTGCCGCAAGACCTGTAACTTTTGCAGATCGGCTTCGGAGAGTTGGCCGTCTCCTTGGCCCCTGGATGGCATGCCGGGTTTCCTGTGTTCGCTCGTGCCGTCCGCTTCGGCACGCGATGCGGCATCGCCATCGGATGCCGTATCCCGACCCGATAGTGATGCATCAGGACGCTCTTGACGTACGGCGGTGAATGTACTGCTTGGCGACAGGCTGGCGATCATTTCTCGACCCCTGCTCTCTGTGGTCAAACGCCCACAAGTTTGAAACAAGATATTGACCGAACCCGCGGCAGTTCATACGGATCCAGATCAAGGCTTCGAGTCCAAACGACATATAAAGTATATACGCCTTGCGGGCCTTGATCGTCCAAGTTCGACAGATCGAAGATAACAATCTGATTCCTTGAGCTTTTGTTGTGTCACTACAGAACCCGCCAACGTACAGAAATCAATGAGTGAAAGGCCAAAGTGTCGAACTCGGGTGATCATCGTTCCGGCCATTCCCGCTACGCCGCAACCTGCATCAGATAGGGTTGCTTGGGCGGTCTGGTCGTCAGCGCCCTGGTCGTGGGGCAGTGACATGCGCTGGAGTAGCTACACGAACAGCGTTTCGTGGGCACAACCAAAGAAGCGCTCGGTGGCGGCCGTGCTGCCGGCGCAGCCGATGGGTAACCGTTCACGCCCCCCAGCAGATGGGTGGCCAGCCCCCACGGCGGTGCCTGCGGACGCACGAAGCGGCTCTTGAGCTCTTTGTGCCGGAGCACAGTCCCTCCAGAAGCGAGTAGGCAATTGGTCTAAGGTGATTTCCTCATTTTTCTATACCTTTGTGTGCGATACTTAGAGTAGATTCTGAGTGGAGGGATGTTAGGGATGAAGCTCGGTACTGATGAAGGAAGTCACGTTCGTCTCGAGGCCAGTCACCTGGAAGATATCCAACTTGCTTCGAGCAAGATGACGGGTGCGGATCGCCGGGCGTTTCAGGCGGAGATGGCGTTGAAGTACTGTGGCGGCAATCCTCGACGCGCGGAGGACGTCTTCGGATGGAGCCGGAAGGCGGTGCAGCTTGGCTTGCACGAGAAGCGTAGCGGGATGGTTTGTTTGGGGCATCACCAGTTCTGCTGCGGAGCCAAATTGTGGGAAGAGAAGCACCCGGAGGTGGCACAGGCCCTCTGGGCAGTGGCAGGCAGCCATTCCCAACAGGATCCGACCTTTCGCACGACGCTGTCGTTCACCCGCTTGACGGCCGAGGAAGCGATCAAGCAGTTGCGGGCGCAAGGATTTGCCGAGGACGTGCTGCCCTCCAGGAGCTGCATGTCGGAAGTGTTGAACCGTAATGGGTACCGGCTGCGTCCGGTGATCAAGGCCAAACCCCAAAAAAAGTCCCCGAAACCGACGCCATCTTTACCAACATCCAGCGACAGGACCGGGCTTGCGAAGGCAAAGCCGTGATGCGCTTGAGCATCGACTGCAAGGCGACGGTGAAGATTGGCGAGTACTCGCGAGGCGGCCAGACGCGGGGCGACCCTAAAGCGGCCGACCACGATATGGGATGCGAGCAGCCTGTCGGACTTTACCCTTGCCGCCCGCTGAATATGCTACAATCATAGCTGTTCCAGGAACGGAGGTCCGGCATGTCCCATTTCATCGTCACCGATCGCAAGACCGACTACCTGCTGCCGCCGTCACTCGACGATTGGTTGAACGAGGATCATTTGGCGCGATTCATTGTGGAGGTGATCGACTCGCTTGATTTGTCGAAGCTGACGCGGCAGTACGCTGGACGGGGATCGAAGGCGTACCATCCGGCGACGCTGCTGGCCATTCTGGTCTATGGCTACGCGACGGGTATTTTCTCCAGCCGCAGGCTGGAGCAGGCGACCTACGATTCGGTCGCCTTTCGCTACATTGCCGCCGGCAGCCATCCCGATCACGACAGCCTGGCGACGTTCCGCCGGCGTTTTCTGGAGGAACTGAGCGACTTGTTCGTGCAGGTTCTGGAGATGGCCCGGGAGATGAAGCTGCTGAAACTGGGCAATGTCTGTCTTGACGGCACGAAGATTCAGGCCAACGCCTCCCGCCACCGTGCGCTTTCGCACGGCCACATTGAAAAGCTGGAAGCGCAACTCAAGGCGGAGGTGCAGGAACTGTTCGCGCTGGCCGAACAGGCGGATCAGGCGGAGGTTCCGGACGGCGTCAGCCTGCCGGAAGAAATCAAGCGCCGCGAAGATCGGCTGGTGGCGATGGCGGCGGCCAAGGCGAAGATTGCGGCGCGGGCCGAGGAGCGCTATCAGCGAGAGAAGGCGCAGTACGACGAGAAGATGGCGCGGCGCAAGGCGAAAGAAGAAGAGACCGGCAGGAAGTGGGGGGGCAGAGTGCCCAAAGCCCCCGAGCCCGGCGTACGGGACAGTGACCAGATCAATCTGACCGACGAAGAATCGCGCATCATGCCGGTGGCCGGTGGCGGCTTCGAGCAGGCGTACAACGCCCAGGCGGCGGTTGATCCCGCGACCCTGCTGGTGGTGGCGGTCGGCGTGACGCAAGCCCCCAACGACAAGGAGCAGGTCGAGCCGATGCTGGCGACGCTCCAGGCGCAGGCCGATGGGCTGGGTTCCGTGCACGGGATGATCGCCGACACGGGCTTCTACAGCGAGAAGAACATCAAGGCGTGCGAGGCGGCCGGCATCGTCCCCTTGATCGCGGTGGCGCGCGACGAGCACCATCCTGACTGGCGGGAGCGGCATAGCGAACCGGCCGCGCTACCGGAGAATGCGACACCCGTGCAGGCCATGTCGCATCGTTTGAAGACCAGAGCGGGGCGAGCGCTCTATGCGTTGCGCAAGCAGACCGTCGAGCCGGTCTTCGGCATCATCAAGTCGGTCATGGGCTTTCGCCAGTTTTCCTTGCGGGGTTGGCAGAAGGTCACCGGGGAATGGACGCTGGTCTGCCTGGCGTGGAATTTGAAGCGCATGGCCAAGTTGCGCCCGCAGTAGAGAAAAACGAGGAAAAAACCTCAAAAAGGCCGGAAAATCGACAAATTCCGGCCTTTTTCATGCCGAAAAGTAAAATTTGTCGGTTTCCCGGGCGCCAAGTCCGACAGGCTGCGAGGAAAAACACCCCCCGTTTGGCGTGGTCAACGAAGACAGCGGACAACTGCACCTGTCCTTCGGAAGCTCGGCCAAGACCAGCGATTTCCTCGTCGACAGCCTCTACGCCTGGTGGAAGTGTCAATCGCCGGAGGAGCAGGCTCGTGTCACGGACCTGCAGATCAAGACCGATAACGGGCCGGAGAGCAGCGGCCGACGCACCCAATTCCTCAAGCGAATGGTCGAGTTTGCCGATCACACCGGCAAGTCCATCCACCTTCTGTACTATCCGCCCTACCACAGCAAATACAATCCCGTCGAGCGTTGCTGGGGAATCCCCTTACCACCTATCAGGTTTCTGCCCCCTGGAAGAACTTGGGTAGAGGCAGTGCGCTGACAGCGCGCCTCAACAGGAGACGGAGGCCGCGTTTGAACCAGGATAGCGCGCTGCGATAGGCTTTGCGGACGCTCCAGTGGTTGGGATCGGTCTGCTCACGGGCTTTCTTTTCAGTGGCAGTGGGGTTGCATCGGGCGTCCTCTTGGCCGGATTGAACACACCAGTACATGGCCAGCGCCATGATCAAAATCAGGCAATCGAGACGCTTGGGTGCTTCGAGCTTGGTATCCTCCAAACGAAAGCCGCGGCTCTTGAAGTCCGAGAACATGGGTTCGATGGCCCAGCGCGAGCCGTAGTCCCGGACCGCAGCCCGGTTGGGCGGACAATCCATGGCGATTATCCAGGGCTCGGGGTGTTCAGGCTCATGCAGCACCCCAATGGCCGTTGGGATACCCGCTTCGAACAGACGCGCATTCCCCTCATAGCGCTCTCGCACACCGGCGGCTAGCTCGCCGGTGGTCCCGATGTCAGCGCAACCGATATCGACCAACAGGTTCCCCTTCAGGCGCAGCCGATACTGCCAGCCCGCCGCGATGAGCCACTCGAACAGGGCCACAGAGGGGTAAAATCGATCCGCCAGCAGCATCACCGCCACGCCTTCCGACAACCCGGCCCGTACCTGCTCCAGCAGCACCTGCTGCCCGGCAAAGCCAATATTGGCCTCGCCTTCCTCGATCCGCCACACCAACGGCAGAGAGCGATCACCGCAGCGCACACTGATCGTCAGCACCGCGAAACGATCGCCCAAGTCGGTCTGATCCATCGACAGCAGAATCGTCTGCCCTCCCGCCGCCGCTTGCTCAAGCGCTCGACGACCGAAGGGTTCGAGCACCTCACTACTGTCGATCAGCCGGTTCGTCAGCAACCTACGCAGCCACTGCTCGCGCATGTCCGCACGTTCCGTCTCGAGCGGCAGCAGCGTCGACAACTCCATCGTGTTCGGCGTGCGCGCCTCGATCATCGCAGCCACCGCCAACGGCAACTTTTTCAGGATCGTCTTGCGCATCCCAGGGAGGGCCTCTTCCAGACCAAGCCGTACCTCGTCCGCTAATTTGTTCGTCTTGCCCATCGTCTCTCAATGTGTTGGCCCATAGTAGTCAGAGATTACATGGCGTTGGTGTAGTATATTGACATGAGCCCCCTCCGGAGTTCGGGGTCTGGCGGCAAGAAGAGGTGCGAGATGGCGATGCGGGTGAACCCGGAGACGGGCGAGGTGGGGCTGAAGCAGCGGTATCGGGTGACGAACTGGTCGGAGTACGACCGAGCGCTGGTCAACCGCGGCAATCTGACGATCTGGTTCGACGATGAAAGCCTTCGGGACAAGTGGACGCCGCCGCCGCCGGTAGGGCGTGGCACCCCGGGGCGGTACTCGGACGTGGCGATCCAGACCTGCCTGACGATCAAGGGACTGTTTCAGTTGCCGTATCGGGCGACGGAAGGCTTGGTGAGGTCGCTGATGGGCCTGTGCCACCTGGATCTGCCGGTGCCCGACCACAGCGACCTGTCGCGACGGGCGGCGGAAATTTCGGTGCAGATTCCGCGGCGGCCGCGCCAGGGGCCGACGCATGGGGTGGTCGATTCGACCGGGCTGAAGATATTCGGTGAAGGCGAATGGAAGGTGCGCCAGCACGGGGTGGGCAAGCGGCGCACCTGGCGCAAGATCCATTTGGCCGTAGACGAAACTGCCAAGGACATCATCGGCATTGAAGTGACCACGGCCGAGTGGGGCGACAGCGAGATCCTGCCCGGTCTGCTCGACCAGGTCGAAGGCGAGATCGCCCAAGTCTCAGCCGATGGCGCCTACGACAGCCACGGCTGCCACGCGGCCATCGCCGAGCGGGGCGCTCGTGCCACCCTTCCCCCTCGGGAAGGGGCCGTCGCTTGGGGAGACCATCATCCCCGCGATACGATCCTCCAGGAGATCGAAGCCAAGGGAAGCCGCGGCTGGAAGAACGAGAGCGGCTACCACCGGCGCAGCATCGCCGAGAACATGATGTACCGGCTGAAGCAATTGGGTAGCAGCCTGTACTCCCGGACCTTCGAGCGGCAAGTCACTGAAGCTCATGTCCGGGCCGCGATCCTCAACACCTTTACCTATCTCGGCATGCCGGCATCTGTCCGGGTAGGGCAAATTGCGCCTGCTGCATGACGTAGTGCGGAAAAAGAGGGCGGTCTTGCCGAAAACCAGGAATGTAACCGTATGGAATATCCCTCCGAAGTTCATGCCATTATACTACACCAACGCCAGATTACATTAAAAGTGATGGGTGGTAAGGGCGTACTCTATAAGTCATAGCCTTATACACAACGTAAGCGTTTAGCCCCCCTACGACACCTACCCAGCAGGTTGGCGCGGAGTTGAGCAATTGAGCACAGCGCTTGCCAGCGCAGGACGGTCTGGGTATCTTATAGCGGCAGTGAGGGTGTGATCGTATCCCGTGGAGCCAATAAGTGTACCTGAGCGACTTTGATCTTCAGCAACTGGATGAGCAGAAGCTGAAGGAGTTAGCAGCGAAGCAGAAAGATAGTAAACGTTCACATCCCCCTCCGTTTTTTTACGCTGCTGCCGGGATAGCGGGAAGCGGGGGAAGTTCCAGGCCCTTGCGAGCCGCCCGGATGACAGTGCCGAGATAGCGCCATGAGGAGGCGCCGCGAAGACGGCAAGTTTCGATGACGCTGGCGAGGAGAGCGAAAGCACGCGTACCCGCTTCGGAGCGCGTGCCGTGGCTGATGTGGCGGGCAATGACCCAGTGGCGCAGGGCCTGTTCGGCGGCGTTGTTGGAGAGCGGCAAATGCGGCTCGCCGAGCGGACGCATGATCACCTCCCAGTCGTAGAGGAATTCACGCGCGACGCTGCGCAGCGCCGGGTGGGCATCACTCCAGTGAGCGGTGCACAGGCTCTTCAGCCGATCGACATGGGTCGCGTAGAGGAAGGGTAGCCCTTCCGGCGGAAGATCGATCCGCGCCGCGTAGATGGCATCCTTCAGCGTGTGCATGAGGCCTTCCATCTCCTGCCCGACGCCAGATACCCGGCCATCGCTGGATTCGGCCAGGCCCCGCAGCTTCCGTATCAGATGCGGCCAGCAGCGCAGGCGATTCAGCCAGGCCCGGTAGACACGGTAACCATCGCTGATCAGGATGCCGTAATAGCCATCCTGCAGGACATTCTCCAGCATTTCCGCGTGCCGCGGGCCAATCACGAAGAGGACCGTCCAGGGGGTTACCAAGGCCCACAGCCAGAGCAGCAGGCGGTTCTCCGGCCAGGAGGTCTCATCCACATTCAGTTGCGGTTCCTGCAGGAGGTCGGCCACCAGCACGTCCTCCAGCGGAAAACTGGCGCGCCCGGCTTCCCGGAGGGTCTCGTCGATCACGCCGACACTGAGCAGCAGGCCAAACATTTCCATCAGCGCCTCCCGAATCCGCGGCCGGGACAGACGCAGGCGCAGCGCAAGGAACACGATGAGTCCGGCCAACTGCGGACCAACCAGGCGCCATTCGCCCAACTCAACCTGCTCCCACTCATGCTCTCCTGCGGACCGCCAGGGCTGCGCACGGCTGACATGGTCGCAGTGGTCGCAGTTCGTTTCGAGCAGATAGTGGCGGATGATAAGGAACATCAGCCCAATCTGGCCCTCGACCGGTGGTGCAATGTCGATCTCGTCCCAGGCGGTGTAACGCTTCGAAGGAGCGTCCGCTGAAAGCGCCTGCGCACAAGCGGTACAGTTCTCAGGGCGGTGATCGCAGGTGCCAGTGACCGCGAGCTTTTGCGTCCGGCCGTAGCCCGGGCTGCCGGGCTGCTTGCCCGCTTTCTTGCGGGAAGCTTTCGCCGCTGTCGAAGGCTTCACGGCGGCTTTGGCCGTGTCTTCCTCGACCTCGGTGACTTCTGTCTCGGTCTCGCCGGGCAAAGTCTCGATGACCGGAACAGTGCTCTCCTCAGGGCCTTCGGGTTTCGCCCAGGGCGCCTGACTGGTCGGCGGACGCGAGCTGTTCTCCGGGTTCCGGTGCAGCCGATCCTGCAACTCCTTGACGTCGTGCAGCAGACGCTTCGACACTTCCAGCAATAGCTCCGCCGGCAGCCTTTTCAGCCAGTCGTCGTCCATCTGGAGAAGGTCGTGCTTACGCAGGTACATCGGGGCGGGTCGTCGTTGGGTGCCGACATCATGACATAGAAATTTTCGCTGCGGCGTAAATTTCAGGAAAATTAACGTTCACTGAGCAGGGGGGTGAACGTTTACGAAAGATAGCTTGCTGGTGAAGTTGCTGTGGGATTTGAAAGAGGCGCGGGAACGGCTCAAAGCGAACTCGCAGACCAGTTCTCGGCCGCCGCGCAGTGACCCCCCGTGGCACGGAGCAGTCTCCCGGGAGGCAGACTCGGAAGCCTCTGGGAACGCAGATAATCCAGAGGATCCCGATGCAGACGAGGATCGTGCGGCAAGCGCGGTGAAGAATACCGAGCCGAAGGGCCTTGCCACCCCGGCGGAGGCAGACCTGCCGGGCGGCGCGGCGGCAGCCCCGACCAAGAAAGCGGGGCGACAGCCCGGGGCCGCGGGCCATAGCCGGCCGGTGACCTTGCCGATCAACGACACCGTGATCCACGCTCCGGAATCCTGCGTGCGCTGCGGTGAGGCTTTGGATGCGGCCGGGTTTGTCGCGCACGGCGGGCGGTACGTCCTGGATCTCGAGACCAACCTGAATGCGGAGCTCCCCGGCTTGCGGATGTGCCATGACAAACCTCTCTACGGGGAAATTTTCTGTGGCCAATGTGGGCATGTCAATCGCAGCGAGCCCGGCCGCTGCCAAGCCGAGCCCGGGTGGAGCGTCGGCCTGAGCGAATGGCACCTGGTCGGGCCGATGCTGGTCAGCCTGCTGGTGTGTTTCTCCCACCGCATGCACCTGTCGCGTCGGCGGACGCAGGAATTTCTGCGAGACTGGCTGGGCGTTGCGCTCTCCACCAGCACGATTAACCAGTGTATCCACGAAGCCGGTCGGGCGGTCGAGCCGATTGAAGAGCAGTTGGTCGAAGAACTGCAGCAGGAAGCGTTGACCCATGCCGATGAAACGCCGTGGAAGGAATGGGGCCAGTTACTGTGGCTGTGGGTGCTCGTCACGCCGACGATCTGCCTGTACTTTATTGGCTACCGCAGCAAGGAGATCCTGGAGAACGTCCTGGGCGAAGGGTTTGTCGGCTGGCTGATGAGCGATGGCTACCCAGTCTATCGCCGGTTCCAGAAGCGGCTGCGCTGTTGGGCGCACCTGTTGCGCAAGGCCGAGGGACTCAAAGAAAGCCTGAGCACCGAGGCGCGGGCCTTTGGACAGGCCACCCACGACCTCCTCAACGAGCTGATGATCGCGATTTATGAAGCGCG contains:
- a CDS encoding IS1182 family transposase, which codes for MSHFIVTDRKTDYLLPPSLDDWLNEDHLARFIVEVIDSLDLSKLTRQYAGRGSKAYHPATLLAILVYGYATGIFSSRRLEQATYDSVAFRYIAAGSHPDHDSLATFRRRFLEELSDLFVQVLEMAREMKLLKLGNVCLDGTKIQANASRHRALSHGHIEKLEAQLKAEVQELFALAEQADQAEVPDGVSLPEEIKRREDRLVAMAAAKAKIAARAEERYQREKAQYDEKMARRKAKEEETGRKWGGRVPKAPEPGVRDSDQINLTDEESRIMPVAGGGFEQAYNAQAAVDPATLLVVAVGVTQAPNDKEQVEPMLATLQAQADGLGSVHGMIADTGFYSEKNIKACEAAGIVPLIAVARDEHHPDWRERHSEPAALPENATPVQAMSHRLKTRAGRALYALRKQTVEPVFGIIKSVMGFRQFSLRGWQKVTGEWTLVCLAWNLKRMAKLRPQ
- a CDS encoding transposase, whose translation is MLVKLLWDLKEARERLKANSQTSSRPPRSDPPWHGAVSREADSEASGNADNPEDPDADEDRAASAVKNTEPKGLATPAEADLPGGAAAAPTKKAGRQPGAAGHSRPVTLPINDTVIHAPESCVRCGEALDAAGFVAHGGRYVLDLETNLNAELPGLRMCHDKPLYGEIFCGQCGHVNRSEPGRCQAEPGWSVGLSEWHLVGPMLVSLLVCFSHRMHLSRRRTQEFLRDWLGVALSTSTINQCIHEAGRAVEPIEEQLVEELQQEALTHADETPWKEWGQLLWLWVLVTPTICLYFIGYRSKEILENVLGEGFVGWLMSDGYPVYRRFQKRLRCWAHLLRKAEGLKESLSTEARAFGQATHDLLNELMIAIYEAREGPPVDLTPRFHERLESFRELCEKHQDCKRSPPCSVNVNFPEIYAAAKISMS
- a CDS encoding transposase, producing MTGADRRAFQAEMALKYCGGNPRRAEDVFGWSRKAVQLGLHEKRSGMVCLGHHQFCCGAKLWEEKHPEVAQALWAVAGSHSQQDPTFRTTLSFTRLTAEEAIKQLRAQGFAEDVLPSRSCMSEVLNRNGYRLRPVIKAKPQKKSPKPTPSLPTSSDRTGLAKAKP
- a CDS encoding IS5 family transposase translates to MAMRVNPETGEVGLKQRYRVTNWSEYDRALVNRGNLTIWFDDESLRDKWTPPPPVGRGTPGRYSDVAIQTCLTIKGLFQLPYRATEGLVRSLMGLCHLDLPVPDHSDLSRRAAEISVQIPRRPRQGPTHGVVDSTGLKIFGEGEWKVRQHGVGKRRTWRKIHLAVDETAKDIIGIEVTTAEWGDSEILPGLLDQVEGEIAQVSADGAYDSHGCHAAIAERGARATLPPREGAVAWGDHHPRDTILQEIEAKGSRGWKNESGYHRRSIAENMMYRLKQLGSSLYSRTFERQVTEAHVRAAILNTFTYLGMPASVRVGQIAPAA
- a CDS encoding IS66 family transposase gives rise to the protein MYLRKHDLLQMDDDWLKRLPAELLLEVSKRLLHDVKELQDRLHRNPENSSRPPTSQAPWAKPEGPEESTVPVIETLPGETETEVTEVEEDTAKAAVKPSTAAKASRKKAGKQPGSPGYGRTQKLAVTGTCDHRPENCTACAQALSADAPSKRYTAWDEIDIAPPVEGQIGLMFLIIRHYLLETNCDHCDHVSRAQPWRSAGEHEWEQVELGEWRLVGPQLAGLIVFLALRLRLSRPRIREALMEMFGLLLSVGVIDETLREAGRASFPLEDVLVADLLQEPQLNVDETSWPENRLLLWLWALVTPWTVLFVIGPRHAEMLENVLQDGYYGILISDGYRVYRAWLNRLRCWPHLIRKLRGLAESSDGRVSGVGQEMEGLMHTLKDAIYAARIDLPPEGLPFLYATHVDRLKSLCTAHWSDAHPALRSVAREFLYDWEVIMRPLGEPHLPLSNNAAEQALRHWVIARHISHGTRSEAGTRAFALLASVIETCRLRGASSWRYLGTVIRAARKGLELPPLPAIPAAA